TCTTGTTTGTTCGTTTCAATCCCAATGTACACGTTTTTCACGTTCAGTATCTTTCTCACTATTTCAACACCAATTAGTATCTCATCGGCCTTTTCGAGCATCGTTCGGTGATCGATGGTAAGGTACGGTTCGCACTCCGCACCGTTCAGTATGAGCGTATCGACGGGCTTAGGAGGATTTAGTTTCACGTGTGTTGGAAACATCGCACCACCCAGTCCAACAATGCCGGCTAATTTAACCAGCTCGATCAATTCTTCTTTTGTTGCACGATCAAAATCAACTTTAGGTAAGAGTTCCCATTCATCTTCTCCCGTTCGCTCTATCACGACGGCTTCAACCATCGCACCGTGAACTGAACTGCTCACCTTCGTTACTGCTGTTACCTTACCGGTTACCGGTGAATGAACGTAAGCCGATATCGGACCTTGAGGTTCGCCGATCACCTGACCGGTTTTCACTTCCTGCCCCACTTCAACTACCGGTTTTGCCGGCGCGCCGGCGTGCTGTTGCATGTAGACCACTACCTTATCCGGTAACGGAGCCACCTTGATAGGCTCACTACTTGTCAGTTTTTTCTCCGGAGGATGGACACCTCCCTTGACTCTCTTAAACGCCAGCAGATTCACACACCACACCTCCCAACAACAACGTCCACCACATTGAATTGTGAAATCACGTTTTGGTTACCACATGGTACACAAATCTGTCACCGTATCGGAAAACAACTATGTTCACCAACCTCTGAAACCTAACACCGTACTTCACAACTTCCGGATCAAGGAAAATAGTTAAGTAACCTTTAGGATTGATCTTCATCATTTTAACATGTTCCAGAGGAACGTACTTGTAGTAGCCGTAAAATTTTAGACTTGAAATGTCGTATTTTGTTTTCAAAGATTTTAAAGTATCTAAGATAACGTGCCGTTCGACAAAATCTTCCGGCTTTCGCAGAACTGTGTAAATTAGCTCTATCTTCGGATTCGTGTTCACAATCACTCGTTCATTAACTATTCTACAACGAGCCTCGCGTGTTTTTAAATTAAAAGATGTATCATTTTTGTGAAAAATTGGATTTTCAACCTCAAGATTCACCTTGAGCACGTTCGGCTCGAATCCACTCGAACCTTTTTCGTAGAAATTGAGGCCACATTCGAACTTGAAATCGAACTGCTGTATCTCTCTACAGCTAAAACTCTCATCAAAATCCAGGCTACGGACGGAAAGGTCTGATACGGAAGGTTGAGCAAGCTCACGAACATTTACGTACGACTCTTTGCTCAGGCCAGCTTCGCGGATTTCTGGATGAAGATCCCCGGAAGAGGAAACTCCCAAACTAAATTCGGACATCGACAGGGAGCTTACGGAAGGTTGGAGACACGGTTGGATGGAGAAAACTCGGGATCCCAGCGCTAGATCGACACTATTGTATTTCAAAAAGCCAAGTTCCATTCTCAGCGTTTCGATTATTTCTCTTGCGATTCGCATACGTACTCCAACGCTCTCTCGATCCTATCAAACGGCTCAAGAATGTCGATCTTCGAACTGAGTTCGCGTATCTTTTCTATCACCGTATCATCGAGTTTGAAGTTCTCCGAAACCATAAGTTTCAAGCTCATGCCCGAAAGATTGATGATAGCTTCCGAGGCTTCCCTTTTCTCGGCCACACCTTGTGGCAAAGCACTCACGTAGACGATGTTCTTATCAAAAAGCAGATTTGGATCCTGTACCAGGATCACCTCGGGACGGCTCTCACTTTTTTGGATAAGCCCTTTGGCAATGATCTCGACGTGTAGATAGTACTCGAGTGAGCTACCGTAGATAATTTCCTGCAACCTCGTCGGAGTAACGGGTTCGGAGTACTTAAACTCGACGGGAATCCCAATATCGTTCACAACCAAGAACCCACCAAGGTGTTTGTTATCTATCTTCGTAACAGCTAAGTAACCTATCATACTCTCACATCCAAAATGTGGGAGCTATTCTGGGAAACGACCTCTTCTTTGGACCTTTCTTTACCTTGTCGAGACGAGTACGCAGCTGTGTACCCCTGGCTTCGACCGTCGGTAGCGGTTCTCGTCCTCTTGTCTTGTGAGCGTTCCACGTTTCTGGGAGCGTTCATCTCCTCTTGTGCACGCTTGGCCACCTGCTGTGCGCTGTGCGCTATCGCCGCCTGCGCCATGTACTGCTGAAGGCTCGATATGTGTGAAGACTCATGGCTTACACGAAGCACGATCGTCTGATTCTGAATACCACTCACCGGTTCGACCACGTTTCATCACTCCTCAAGCATCCTCCTAAGCTTGGAGAGAACGATGGTTAACAACTGCGAAACCCGAGACTCCGTTACACCCAAGACCGCTGCGATTTCCTTCAGGGATAGTTCGTGCTCAAATCGCAAACTCAGTATTATCTTTTCTCGGTCGCTCAATTTATTTATCGACTCTCTAAGTTTTTCGTAAAGTAATTCTTTCTTAACCTTTTCTCTGACATCGTCCTCGCTGCTGACTTGAAACTCGAGTACATCACCCGACCTCACGTCAATAAGGTAGCTGTCTAAGCTCAGAAATTGTTTGACTTGCAAGTCCGAATAAAGACTCTTGACCTCATCGACGGTTAGGTCTAAAGCATCGGCTAATTCCTCAAACGTTGGAAATTTACCGTTCTCTTCGTGGAACTTTAATATCGCCGCCTCGAGTTTTTTAATCTCTTGACGTACGGTTTTGGGTAAAAAATCGAGTTTCCTGAGATAATCGAGCATCGCTCCCCTTATCCTCGTGTAGGCATAGGTTTTAAAAGACGCTCCCATCTTCGGATTGTATTTTTCCACAGTCTGCAGGAGAGCGATGACTCCCTCCTGTATCAGGTCATCCAATTCGACGTTGTACGGTAACGTGATTTTAAGATCCCTGGCCAGCTTTACAATCAGTGGCAAGTATTCCTTGACTATGCGTTCCTTATCTACTATCAAATCTCGATGACCTCCACACTGTCTCCGGTCTTGACCTTTCTAATGAGCAATTTTCCACTTTCTATGTCGTATTCAATACTTCGAGCCTTGTTTCCGCCGGTATCTTCCGCCAAAAGTTTTATACCGTGTCGTTGGAGCGCCTTTTTCACAGCTTCCACATTTCTTGCACCAATGTCCATCGCAGACTGGAACATGGAGGCTCCTCCCGCAATTTTAGCCTCGAGTTTACCACGTTGGGCACCAAGTTCTATGAGCTTTTCAACGACAATGTCTATTCCCGTATCCGCGAATTTACCCGGCGTATTCGTCGGCTTTCCACCGCTGTCCGGCAACATCACGTGAACCATGCCACCAACCCGAGCTATCGGGTCCCGAATGCAAACCCCCACACAAGAACCAAGGCCGAGGGTAACCAAGATCGCTGGATTTCTCTCCACAGCGTATTCACCGATGCCAATTATAACCTTCTTCTTCACGGACATCACATCCCCAACGCCTTGAGAAGTTTCTCAAGAGATTCGACCGAAGGAATGAGTAATAGGTAACCTGTCAGTTCCTGTTCTACACCTTCGATCTCTATCTTAGTCTCGACAAGCATGATGTTTTCCTCACCAGCGATCGCCATCGGAAGCGATAACTCTGAAACGACTGCACTTATCATATCTATCGTCAACTCTGGAGGATCTGGGTTAACGAACAACCCAGTGAACCCGGCAAGAGCGGTGATGTACGAACCACACATGATGTTACCAATCTCCTTCATCATGGAGCTGGTGAACTCATCCAACTCGGTGATATCAGCAGGCTCCATTCCTGTCAAAATCCGCGAAATGGTCTTTACCACGTTAGGTTCGAAGATCAAGACGATCTCACCGGTTAAATCCTCTTTAAGCGGCATCTTTACGGCACAAATTATTTCCTCCGGATTGTCGAAGAGGAACGGAATTTTCGATATCGGGATCACTTTCACCTGTGGAACGGATATGTCCACCTTTTTATCGAGCATAGTTGAGAGTGCCGTTGCCGCATTCCCGGTTCCTATGTTTCCCACTTCTTTTATAGCGTCCAGTTGCGCGGGTCCCAGCTTTTCGAGCATCACATTCCCTCCTTCTCACACTCACGGGTCATCTCTTAACGTTTCTCATCTTCAACTCTTTTTGGAAAATGAAGCGCACAAGCTTTGTCTCAAGTTGTGCGGGTAAATCCAGGAATTGCGTTCCGAAGACGAACCCATCCTCCACCATCGGATCCTCACGAACTACTTTAGTCTTCTGTTTAACGAGCGCCAAGTTTTCTTCAAAAGTTAAGTCTACATAAATTATATCACCAGGATTCAAATGTTTCTTCGTTACGATCAACATACCCCCGGCACTAACGTTCCTTGTTGTAAAGGGAAAGGATTCGGCATCTTCCTCCGGACTTAAGTACAACCTTCCTTCCAAGTACAGCGGTATCCTCACAAACTTCCTTCTTTCGGTTTTACGAACTTCATCCGGGAAAGGCACGGGGATAACGTACATGTTGTCAAGTTTCACAACGCCCAGAGAAATTGTGTCGAACTCGTAAATGGAGGACCTATCAAAGACGTTGACGTTCATGCGAACACCCTTGGGGATGGGGACAAACCTACCTTTATACGAAGGTATTGAGAGGAATAGTATTTTCCTCCCGAAATCGATGTCGGAGATGTTGGTTTTGAAACTTCCTTCAAGTTCACGCACCATCGTAATGTTTATCACGGCTGGTAATCCAACTTTCAGAACTTTCTGCGCATCCACCAACTCGACGTACGCCATCAGAGCTTCTCCCCTAAGAGTTCGTATGTTTTCGAAACCGTTGACCAGGATTCACTCGGTTGAGGGATGTACGCACCGAATCTGTAACATTCCTCTTCCTCAACGTACCACATTACTTGAACAGTCTCGAAGGTTCCTCTGGAGGTGAGCTCCAAACGGAGCATTT
The sequence above is a segment of the Fervidobacterium thailandense genome. Coding sequences within it:
- a CDS encoding sigma-70 family RNA polymerase sigma factor → MIVDKERIVKEYLPLIVKLARDLKITLPYNVELDDLIQEGVIALLQTVEKYNPKMGASFKTYAYTRIRGAMLDYLRKLDFLPKTVRQEIKKLEAAILKFHEENGKFPTFEELADALDLTVDEVKSLYSDLQVKQFLSLDSYLIDVRSGDVLEFQVSSEDDVREKVKKELLYEKLRESINKLSDREKIILSLRFEHELSLKEIAAVLGVTESRVSQLLTIVLSKLRRMLEE
- the cheD gene encoding chemoreceptor glutamine deamidase/glutamate methylesterase CheD — encoded protein: MSVKKKVIIGIGEYAVERNPAILVTLGLGSCVGVCIRDPIARVGGMVHVMLPDSGGKPTNTPGKFADTGIDIVVEKLIELGAQRGKLEAKIAGGASMFQSAMDIGARNVEAVKKALQRHGIKLLAEDTGGNKARSIEYDIESGKLLIRKVKTGDSVEVIEI
- a CDS encoding flagellar brake protein, producing MAYVELVDAQKVLKVGLPAVINITMVRELEGSFKTNISDIDFGRKILFLSIPSYKGRFVPIPKGVRMNVNVFDRSSIYEFDTISLGVVKLDNMYVIPVPFPDEVRKTERRKFVRIPLYLEGRLYLSPEEDAESFPFTTRNVSAGGMLIVTKKHLNPGDIIYVDLTFEENLALVKQKTKVVREDPMVEDGFVFGTQFLDLPAQLETKLVRFIFQKELKMRNVKR
- the cheC gene encoding CheY-P phosphatase CheC gives rise to the protein MLEKLGPAQLDAIKEVGNIGTGNAATALSTMLDKKVDISVPQVKVIPISKIPFLFDNPEEIICAVKMPLKEDLTGEIVLIFEPNVVKTISRILTGMEPADITELDEFTSSMMKEIGNIMCGSYITALAGFTGLFVNPDPPELTIDMISAVVSELSLPMAIAGEENIMLVETKIEIEGVEQELTGYLLLIPSVESLEKLLKALGM